A DNA window from Dendrosporobacter quercicolus contains the following coding sequences:
- a CDS encoding LysR family transcriptional regulator, with protein sequence MEIAQLKYMLTLAKHLNFSRAANEVCVTPSSLSQQIKKLENELGVVLVERTTRSVHLTSAGVEFIESAEKIVAQISEINAIMQKYIAGESGKIFVGNCPFFEAYGMSTLIASFQKKYPDISLHFCEAGCLELYSLLCNDKIDVAFLPAFGAFKPEDEPSVEAYPLVDDELVIIVNSAHPLASRQIINLGEVSQEKFISFAKSYDVHQDTVEVCRLSGFIPQFSYETQYPDVVVRMVAEGMGIAMLSSRVLMRIFLKNIAVIRFKPTQLRTLTVAFLKKPNLLPAILNFKNFFIACTKGNRLYNPFNAGLARK encoded by the coding sequence ATGGAGATAGCACAACTGAAATATATGCTAACGCTGGCGAAACATTTAAACTTCTCTCGCGCTGCAAATGAAGTGTGCGTAACACCCTCCTCTCTATCACAGCAAATTAAGAAACTTGAGAATGAATTAGGAGTCGTCTTAGTCGAGAGAACTACGCGGTCAGTGCACCTGACTTCGGCGGGCGTCGAATTTATTGAAAGCGCTGAAAAAATAGTGGCGCAAATCTCTGAAATTAACGCGATCATGCAAAAATATATTGCTGGGGAAAGCGGAAAGATTTTTGTTGGAAACTGCCCCTTCTTTGAAGCGTACGGTATGAGTACCCTTATTGCCTCATTTCAGAAAAAATACCCGGATATTTCACTGCATTTTTGCGAAGCCGGATGTTTGGAGTTATACTCGTTACTGTGCAATGATAAAATTGATGTGGCATTTTTGCCTGCTTTTGGTGCGTTTAAACCAGAGGATGAGCCTTCGGTCGAAGCTTATCCTCTGGTTGATGACGAATTGGTTATTATTGTAAATTCCGCTCATCCTTTGGCTTCCAGACAGATCATAAATTTAGGGGAGGTTTCACAAGAGAAATTTATTTCTTTTGCCAAATCTTATGACGTTCATCAGGATACTGTTGAAGTCTGCCGTCTTTCCGGCTTTATACCGCAGTTTTCCTATGAAACCCAGTACCCTGATGTTGTTGTAAGGATGGTGGCTGAAGGAATGGGCATCGCTATGCTTTCTTCACGGGTACTTATGAGGATTTTCCTGAAAAACATTGCGGTTATTCGTTTTAAACCAACCCAGCTTAGAACGCTTACCGTTGCTTTTCTTAAGAAGCCTAACCTACTACCGGCTATATTGAACTTTAAGAACTTTTTTATTGCCTGCACAAAAGGGAATAGACTCTATAACCCGTTTAATGCCGGGCTGGCCCG